One Desulfuromonas sp. DNA window includes the following coding sequences:
- a CDS encoding HNH endonuclease, producing MSDPIIEVSEEQIRRERSKARELRRSQWWKNRVGQGRCHYCGAQVPPKELTLDHIVPLVRGGRSTKGNCVAACKECNSRKQSLLPVEWGEYLARLEGKG from the coding sequence GTGTCCGATCCGATCATCGAGGTTTCCGAGGAGCAGATCCGCCGGGAGCGGTCCAAGGCGCGGGAGCTGCGCCGCAGCCAGTGGTGGAAGAACCGCGTCGGCCAGGGCCGCTGTCATTACTGCGGGGCGCAGGTTCCTCCCAAGGAGCTGACCCTCGACCACATCGTGCCCCTGGTGCGCGGCGGCCGCAGCACCAAGGGCAACTGCGTGGCGGCCTGCAAGGAGTGCAACAGCCGCAAGCAGTCGCTGCTGCCCGTGGAGTGGGGGGAGTACCTGGCGCGGCTCGAAGGGAAGGGGTAG
- a CDS encoding glycosyltransferase produces ADAALAAPFGPENLRGKRACKRALQRELGLEPDPTVPIVTMVTRLDTQKGLDTVEEAWRDLVKRKLQFVLLGTGEEAHMKRFARIEGSRPGQVSINLSFDEALARRIYAGSDLFLMPSRYEPCGLGQLIALRYGTVPVVRRTGGLADTITDPRESPRRANGFSFEEPSAAALMEALDRALDLYERRRPWLTLVRRGMSRDSSWARSAERYVELYRRAMEMRDV; encoded by the coding sequence CCGCCGACGCCGCCCTGGCCGCCCCCTTCGGCCCGGAGAACCTGCGCGGCAAGCGCGCCTGCAAGCGGGCCCTGCAGCGGGAACTGGGCCTGGAGCCCGACCCGACGGTGCCGATCGTCACCATGGTCACCCGCCTCGACACCCAGAAGGGGCTGGACACCGTCGAAGAGGCCTGGCGGGACCTGGTGAAGCGGAAGCTGCAGTTCGTCCTCCTCGGCACCGGCGAGGAGGCGCACATGAAGCGCTTCGCCCGGATCGAGGGGAGCCGCCCCGGCCAGGTCTCCATCAACCTCTCTTTCGACGAGGCCCTGGCCCGGCGCATCTACGCCGGCAGCGACCTCTTCCTCATGCCGAGCCGCTACGAGCCCTGCGGCCTCGGGCAGCTCATCGCCCTGCGCTACGGCACGGTTCCGGTCGTGCGCAGGACCGGGGGATTGGCGGACACGATCACCGACCCGCGGGAGAGCCCGCGCCGGGCCAACGGCTTCAGCTTCGAGGAGCCGAGCGCCGCCGCCCTGATGGAGGCCCTCGACCGGGCCCTCGACCTCTACGAGCGCCGCCGCCCCTGGCTGACCCTGGTGCGGCGCGGCATGTCCCGGGACTCCTCCTGGGCCCGCTCGGCGGAGCGCTACGTAGAGCTCTACCGCCGGGCGATGGAGATGCGCGATGTCTGA